Proteins from a genomic interval of Spea bombifrons isolate aSpeBom1 chromosome 4, aSpeBom1.2.pri, whole genome shotgun sequence:
- the CFAP161 gene encoding cilia- and flagella-associated protein 161, with amino-acid sequence MSVRTFCPSVRVGNWNEDVSLQQDVMKDFLEKRDRGELLLQKTSNLKKNILKKTELSISKDGLLHFGDVVMLLNPENAEESMSNPSPVFGSFTLCVNPDESAVHTKSHLKLPCGISASTNVKPCERNSFIITSVDGSEVGETLHFGQNFALRTLEGFMGHFRLRSDQKTFLKCSKKSCLQEVSLTDQQSYETCWQAVYLDPQMRLEHEGLPVPANTKLLIVHSKTNQCLAVLRKYVLWTIFGKECEITAHTFLNGHKVEDNANHWTIVTGNPSDDIHTMFDRPKPPN; translated from the exons ATGAGCGTACGAACTTTCTGCCCGTCTGTCCGGGTCGGTAACTGGAATGAAGATGTTTCTCTGCAACAG GACGTTATGAAGGATTTCTTGGAGAAGAGAGATAGAGGGGAATTGCTTTTACAGAAAACGagcaatttaaagaaaaatatcttGAAGAAG ACAGAGCTTTCCATTTCTAAGGATGGACTTCTGCACTTCGGGGACGTAGTGATGCTGCTAAACCCTGAGAATGCGGAGGAGAGTATGAGTAACCCCTCTCCTGTGTttggaagttttactttgtgTGTAAATCCAGATGAAAGTGCGGTGCATACAAAGAGCCACTTGAAACTACCATGCGGGATTAGTGCCAGCACTAATGTGAAGCCGTGTGAAAGAAACAGTTTCATCATTACCAG TGTTGATGGAAGTGAAGTTGGAGAGACACTTCATTTTGGGCAGAATTTTGCTTTGAGAACATTAGAAGGTTTCATGGGGCat TTCCGTCTGAGAAGTGATCAGAAGACATTTCTGAAATGCAGTAAGAAGTCATGCTTACAGGAGGTCAGTCTAACAGACCAGCAATCCTATGAGACCTGCTGGCAAGCTGTTTATTTGGATCCTCAGATGAGGCTGGAGCATGAAGGTCTTCCTGTACCG GCAAACACAAAGCTCCTGATCGTTCACAGTAAAACAAATCAATGTTTAGCTGTACTGAGGAAGTATGTCCTGTG GACGATATTTGGCAAGGAATGTGAAATCACAGCACACACCTTCTTAAATGGGCATAAAGTGGAAGATAATGCAAATCATTGGACTATAGTCACTGGTAATCCTAGCGATGACATACACACTATGTTTGACCGACCCAAACCACCAAACTGA